In Drosophila miranda strain MSH22 chromosome XR, D.miranda_PacBio2.1, whole genome shotgun sequence, the genomic window TCTTTacacaaaatattttcattttataAATTCAAAATTCTTCGTgattatttaatatatttaacttattttaatatttggtgTGTCCTCCCTTATCATTGACTACATGCTGGAGCCGTTTTTTCATTGAACTGATCAGTTTTTGTAGGTCATACTCAAAGGGAATCTTTTGCCACTCTTCCAGTATGAATTCTTTCAGCTGATTGCGGTTTTTGGGCTGTCTTTTTCCGACTTTCTTCTTCAAGTAGGCCCACAATGGGGGTTAAGATGGGGGGTTCAATGGGGTTAAGATCGGGACTCTGGGGTGGTGTATCAATAACTTTTCCACAGTTGTAAAGCAGCCAAGCTCTCACATTGGACTCTTTATGTTTGGGATCATTGTCTTGATAAAACTTGAATTTGGCCCTATTGTCCGTAATGAGCACAAATTTCTCCGCACTGCTTTTTAAATTCGTTTTTAAAATTTGGAGGTACTGTTTGGCATCCATTGTGTTCTCAATAAATGCAATATTTCCCACTCCTTGGCTAGAGATGCACCCCCAAATCATAACCGAAAGTTTTCCAAACTTTACAGTCGGAATGATGTTTCGGTTATCTAAAGCTGTTAACGGCTTGCGCCATACTCTGGGTGGGCCATCATTGTAATAAAGCATCATTTTTGTTTCGTCGCAAAATATGACGTCATCCCAATACTCTTCCGGCTTACTGATCATGTTAACAGCGAAAGTGAAGCGCTTTTCCATATTGACCGACGAAAGCAGCGGTTTTTTTCGTGCCACTCTGGAAGAGTATTTATGGCGTAGAATGGCCTGGCGTACTGTTTCGTGTGAAACAACCAAGTCAAGTTCTTCGTCAAGTTCCTTGGCCAGAGTCCTGACCGATATTTGCGGATTCTGATTAATTTTCCTCATGATTATGCGGTCTGCCCGTCTGGCTATCTTCCTTTTACGGTCTCCCTTCGTTCTTCGCGCGACTTAGGACATTGTAAATGGTTTTCTTTGATACTGAAAACATGTCTACCATGTCTGCAACAGATTTGCCCAACTGGTGATTATAGTAAATCAACTGGACAACGTCAAAGCTTAGTCTTTTGCCAGGCATTTTAAAAATTTCAGAAAGTTAGTCTGTAGATGTGCACCGGTCAAAATTTCGCAACCAAATCAAAGTCAATGAAAAAATAGAGCAGCACTGAGCAACGCCAAAAGCAAAGATTACGGTAAAGTCCCTTTTTTTCTAAGAACGAGATCAAAACAGAGCTCGAAAACGAAATGTGTAAAGAGTTTATTGACAGTGTCAAAAATGAGTAAGCATTGTTTGTGTTGTTTTGTAAGTATTAATCCCTGAATGGTTATGAATTAACaaaatttgataaatttgaaccaaaggccattattttcttatccaaagtcaagaaatttaatttattttcagtgtgtaaagagtttcttgacataCTGTATATACACTATAGGGTCCGAAACGCCTCCTTCTGGGTGTTAGACACATCCAATTCCAGCACAAATCTAAAATACCCCTATACGTTTCGGGTTTTGGGTACTTCCGGTCTTGCCCGGACGTAAGCCCGGGACGGACGGAAGCCCTAGTGTAATCAGGGTATAAAAGTAAAACTTGTATTCTCCCTTgcagcatcggcaacagcaTTACTACCGGCAGCAATAATCAAATCGGAAATACACCAATGGGAGGAAATACTATGAGCAAAGTTGGTAGCACAATTGGCCAGGTTATTGGAAACTTCACTGGAAGCAACCGCACCAGCAATGGACCGACCATCGCAGCTACAAATATTCCAGCATCGCCTGTTCATGTACAGCCCATTAGTGCCCCTAGTGTCCCGGAAGAGGGAGCACCGCCGTCGCCCTCGACAGCATCATCGCTGAAGGCCACTCCTCCACTgctccagcaacagcagcagcagcaaccgcTTCAACCGCAGTTGGGCCCGAATCAGGACGAGGACCTGTTCATTGAGGAGGTGCGACCGGTGCCCGTGCAGACCCAGGATCTGCGATTGCAGCAGGTGCATGCCATCACACAGGATCATACCTACGCctcgcaacagcagcagccacaggcACAGGGACAGGCGCAGGGGGCAAACACAGCGGCAGCCACTGCTGGATCGGGTTCGGCACAGCCGCAGCAATGGTCGCTGGGCGGCATTGGTGCGACAGTGGCCGGAGGGtcagccacacccacacccacagcAGGCGGCGCTTATGGCAGTTATGGCGGCTATGGCCAGCAGAGTGAGTATAACATAGAGATCATTTAGAAGAAATGATTTTTCAACTCATTTGTTTTGCAGTTACGCGCCATGTGACCGACGATGATGCACACTCGGCGATCAGCAGCAGTTCTCGCTTGGGACTGGCCAGCATCGACATGGATCCGGGCGAGGAGACGGAGACAGCGCccgaggctgaggctgaggatGATTCAGTCACGCGTTGCATTTGTGATCTCACCCACGACGATGGCTACATGATTTGCTGCGACAAGTGCTCGTAAGTTGCCTGCATTGCATTTCCGTTTCCCTTTCAGAAATCACAGATCCTCAACCAATGTCTCCTCCAATCTTTTCATCTCTTCAGGGTATGGCAACATGTGGACTGCATGGGCATCGATCGGCTAAACATCCCCGAGTTCTACATGTGCGAGCTGTGCGAGCCGCGGGCCGTCGACaaggccagggccagggcatTGCAGCGCCAGAAGCGCAGAGAGCACATGATGTTGGTGGCCACGCAGGCGGCAAATGGAGCCGCCGCCATTGCAGCGGGTACTGCAGTGGCTGGTGGCACGGCTGGAGGACTACTTCtcgctggagctggagctggacctggacctggtcTGGCCATTTCGGAGGACAACCAGCAACATCGTCTGACATCGGGTCTGAATGGAGGATATGCCACGGGCACCGGCATGTCGAAAAAGTCCAAGAAAACCAAAGACGGCACGGCGGGAACAGCTTCGCTCAAGAAGAACAAGAAGAGCGGCGGAGGAGGCGACAAGAACAGTAGCATCAATGCCAGCGGCGGCGGGAAGACCAGCAAGAAGAGCAGCAAACGTAAGTCCAAGTCCGGCGTAGACGGAgccggcggcagcggcagtagTCCCGCTCTGACAGCGGCCGAGAAGCACGCGGCCAATCTGCGCCTGTGGATTGAGAACTACGAGTACGCGGTGACCAATCACTACTCCCCTGAGCTGCGGGCCCGCCTGCACGCCATACAGAAGCAGCCGAGCCTGCTGCAGAGCATCCAGAACACGGAGAACAAGGCCCTGCGACAAATCCAGATCTCGAGTGCCGCCAGCGAGCTGGAGCAGCGGGCCCAGCTCATACCTTATGCGGGGGCCAAGGTGCTCATCAGCAGCGTTGACCTGTCCCCGCACGCGCCCATCCACGAGCTGCGCGGCAAGTATATGCTCACCACCCAGTTCCGCACCCAGAATCCCACCGTCAACATGAACACACCGCCGCCCAGCAACTATCTGAACAGCTTCAAGGCCCACAAGACGCCCGGCCAGTTTGTGTTCTTTTATCAGCTGCCCGGCGTGGAGGCCCCCATGCAGACGCTGCGCCCGGACGGAAGTGCGCCgcaagagcagcagcaaccacccGCCTATCTCAAGGGACCGGAGGTGTGCGTCGATACGCGCACCTACGGGAACGATGCGCGCTTCGTGCGCAGATCGTGCCGCCCCAATGCCGAGCTGCAGCACTATTTCGAGAAGGGCACACTCCACCTGTACATTGTGGCCCTGACGCACATCCGAGCCCAGACCGAGATCACGGTGCGTCACGAGCCGCACGATCTGGCTGCCGTGGAGCAAAAGAAGTCCGATACCGCCGTCGTACAACCCACGAGCACGCGATGCGCCTGCGACCTGGGCACCGATTGCCTATTTGCTCTGCCACTGGCCGTgcaacagcagctgcaggCGCCGCCTGCTCAGCCGCGGAGCAGTCACCGCAACAAGGCCGCAGCTGCAGTAGCGGCAGCCAACAGTGCAGCAGCCATCCAGCTGACGATGGGCCTGGGAGTGAGCAccggagcaggaggagcagtgCTGCCCAATGCCAGAAATCGGTCGACGTCGTCCAGCGGGGAGAGCAGTCACATGGGTCTCAACAGTCCGCAGTTGAGCCAACTGAATATTGGCTTTAAGCCTTCGCCTGCAGTCGCCTGCCTGCAGAACACGCcgcctgttgttgctgccgtcCTGTGCAGCAGTAGCggaggcagcaacagcagcaacaactccTGCTCggtgtccatgtccatgtccagtGTGCTGCACGACTCGGGCATCTGCACGTCGTCCTCGTCGCCATCGGTGTCTATTCCCTCGCCGACGCCCATCCAGCTGCAGTCGCCCacattgcagcagcagcagcagtctcAGATACAAATTGGAGCACAGCCTGCACAGCTGTCGCTGCTGCAACGGAGTCccacacagcagcagcaacagatcCTGGCCTCTCTGCCCACGCCCATGCTGCTCTCGCCTCAGTTGCAGGTGGTTCCAACGCCACAGCacgcacagcagcagcagcagctgcagcaagTTGTGCTGCCCCCCACACCACAGCAATCATCGCtattgcagcagcagcagcagcagcatcatctTCCACAGGAGCCTCTGGCGGTTatagcagcagcggcggctgctCAGCGACCCATGGCCACCTACTttgtccagcagcagcagcaatcgcCGCAGCGACATGTAGTACAGAAACTTGTGTCACCGCAACATCAaatgccacagcagcagcaacagcagcagcaagtgcAACAAACGTTTCTTAAACAGCAACAtagacagcagcaacagcagcagcaaatggCTGATGAGGCTCGAATGGCAGTGAGTGCGCTGCAAACGTTGCACGCAGCACCCACTTCACATATTGTGACACCCATTAAAGTGATAgccccacagcagcagcagcagcagcctcaaaTACAGCCACAGACTCTGttacaacagcagcaactgaGTcaacatcagcaacagcagcagcaacatcagcagcaacaacagtcaccgcagcaacaacagccaccgcagcagcaacagcaggtcAACTATTCTACTATTCAAGTGACACCGCCAACTAAAGTACTCACTGTGAAGAGTGTTCCCACGGCCGCCAACAACATAAGCATCTCTAATCCGTCGCCTGCTCCAACGACAGGCACAAGGAAAACTCCaatcaggcagcagcagcagggagCACCACCAGCTGCCGTCGCAGATGCCTCTCCAACAGCAGAATCCAAAGAGGACGACGGACCCAGTGACACGCCGCCTCCACGCAACGCGGCCAAAGACGGAAAGAAGCCATCGCGAGAGGACCGCAAGCTGGCGGCCATAATACGGGCCATCGACAACATGGAGAAGCGGGAGGCACGCGGCAAGAAGGAGACGCGTCAAAGCAGCGGAAAGCGGCAGGCGAGCAACTCCCCTGCCTCGCCCTGCGGTAAGCGGCGAAGGTCCGTCTCCATCAGCGAAGATGCCGAGACTCCTTCGGGCATCAATGCGGGTGTCCCGGCGACAACGCCACAGCGTAAGAACCGAAGGAAGCGCAATGTCAGTCGCAGCTACAATAACAACGGACTGAACAACAAGCGGAGGAAGAGCGTCCTGATGGAGTCCGATTGCGACTCACATGCGCTGACCAACTCGGAGTCCGAGGACcaagtgcagcagcagcaacagccgcaTCCCCACCATCAGACAGTGGATCAGGCGGCTGGCCTGCTTCTGGCTTTGGCACACAACACATCCTCTGCCAGCGACTCCTTCAAGTCGCCCACTCCCCAGCCGCAGCAGGGCACCCCGGCTTCCGTGAGCAGCGCCTGCCTACTGATTGAGGCCGCCATGGGACCGTTGGAACAGCCGCTGCAGTCGCCGTCAGCCATGTCCTCTCCCGCCCCCATGGGAGAGTTCAAGTACCCGCCAGGTGGGGCCAAAACCAAGAAGACACTTATGTCCAGCTGGTtccagcaggcagagcagtGCGAATCGCAGCAGTCCGGGTTGGACAGCCTTGTCCAGGCGGCCATGTGTGAAATCAACGGCGAGAGAGAGCAactgaagcagcagcagcagcagcaacaacagatgAAATCTTCGCCGGCACCGGCTCTCCTAAAGGTGGAGCAGTTCATCCACCAGGCGGAATCCACGACCGCAGCCCCACAGGCGACACCCAGGGAGCAGCTTCACCTCCCCTTGCAGAACAATTCCTCGGTGAAGAAGCGATGGCTGCGTCAGGCCATTAGCGAGGAGACCACCCCGGATCCAGATGAGGGACTTCAGCAGCGGCAGTCCCCTGCTTCTGCCACTCCCGCACCACCGCACCAGGTGCACGTCGTCTCGCCACTGGCAAACGGATTCAGCACACCGCTGAAGAAGCGTCGCTTGGTGATTAGCAACGGAGCCACCGCCACAGACACAGCCGCAGCCAATGTGGAGACGGATGAGCCGCACATTGATGTGATTGGTGATGCCAAGGATACCGATGCCATGGACGAGGTGGATGTCGTTGTGCCGCTGAAGGTGGAGACGGAAACAGAGCTGCTGGATGtgcagagccacagccacagccacacccATCATCTGAATCAGATCCATCAGCTGCATCACCAGGAGCAAGATGATGATGTGGACATTTTGCGTTCGCCCAGTCCTGGTGCCCAGCAAATCGTAGCTGAAGACAATCTGGTCAAGATCGAGCCGGAGGACACCAGTGCGGCTGCCGATGATGTTAAGATCGATGTGGAGCGCGAGGAGAGCCAAGCCTGCGACAAGTTCGAGGAGATGGTGAAGGTGAAGCgcaaggaggaggaggagcgtgAGAAAAAGGAACTTCGTGAGACTCAGCCCCGGCcccaggcccagacccagccccagccccagaccCAGGTACAAGAAGAGCCAAAACTAGAGGCTAAAGTGGCACCGAAAGTGGAGCCACCAGTAAAGGGGCAGCCAAGCCAAGTAGAGGCCAAGCCGGAGACGGAGGCACCCAAGGTGGTGCAGCCGAAAGTGGAGCCCAAGCCAGGAGAGTCTCTGCTGCGCAGCACAGCTACAGctgcagccacagccacagcagtagcaccagcaccaggagGTGCAATCAATTCCCGTCCGCTAACCCTCAAGATAAGGGAGGAGCTGCCAAAGAAACCAAAACGAGAGCCAACACCTCCTTCAGCGAAGCCCCAGCTGCCATCGCAGTCACAACAGCCACTAGCAGAAGCAGTGGCAAAGGCAGCATTGCCGACCCTTGCACCAGCAGCAGTACCAGCAGCAAtcccagcaccagcaccagcaccagtaAAAGCAGCTGCAGTTGCAGCTACATCTGCATCGAACAGCAGCACAAAAAGTCTCACCGAACTTGATATGCAGGAACGTTTGTTGTCCTTCCATGAGCAGAACATTTTCTACTTACAGTCAAGGAACAAGAAGGCGGCAGCAGCCGCTGCAGCAGCGGCGGTGGCTGTggcatcatcgtcatcgtccagTAACAAGatcagcagcggcagcgggaCAGAGGCCAAGAAGTCATCGTCTAAGGAGAAGGACGAAAAGCGGGAGAAGGACAAGCAGACGAAGAAGTCGAAAAAGGAGAAGAAAAAGTCCAAGGACAAGGATAAGCAGAAAACCGCAGCCAGTCACACAGGATCGCAAGTAGTTGTTGAGCAAAAGAAGAAAAACC contains:
- the LOC108151621 gene encoding uncharacterized protein LOC108151621 produces the protein MPTHDTVFVEPAVSSTSSGGGSGSVSSTSSSSIRVGGGPQHPPPHIVIDGSSLSTQAQLQRIMHRRMSISTRQILSASQSQPQPPPSTQKYAVRTTATGAASGAGGSTQELINPQIYKIVTTDGSTSNVIIDAGAAAPPHNSKLLLSNLTVLSKQGPGTPGTQQHQLNYLGAKNLPYVTASPAKGMQQQQPQKFGSISAFKAQQQQQQQQQQNQQQATLQKVTLGSRVATRLQSYVPVSQHSANPPQIIIQPAQPKYVNATATTVANAAVLKKANQKITVKSVGNMLQQQQQQQQQQQQQLHAQQLKNFISLHQQQQQQQQQQSYKAGTKTKFVKQSTSLSIAALPQQQHQPSYGKQGMSMSTPTKVTKLSSKYVQQQISLPQGTQLQHKTSATSATAAGYLLQQQQQGQGQGSGLTTTAGSIKFVNSHGTVIQQHPQQHQLQAMQKRTHYNSSGSSENEQHSDRTSSSLVTDDVVIVNGTQMTDELSARILQSMAQKSYSQQQQRFHQTPGSGSGNTQMPPPTQIIYSSSNSSNSNNNSNGGGVAVANSAGSPSGGSNPTGNLLLTHFQTSTKATSPSFLSVGANPTVSLASTPSVSISSHGFASGSAAISSYMSSATAARRQSVSAPSSRAASLERKQQQHQQQQQQQQHDSALGSARKAPTVIEYYNKHSIGNSITTGSNNQIGNTPMGGNTMSKVGSTIGQVIGNFTGSNRTSNGPTIAATNIPASPVHVQPISAPSVPEEGAPPSPSTASSLKATPPLLQQQQQQQPLQPQLGPNQDEDLFIEEVRPVPVQTQDLRLQQVHAITQDHTYASQQQQPQAQGQAQGANTAAATAGSGSAQPQQWSLGGIGATVAGGSATPTPTAGGAYGSYGGYGQQITRHVTDDDAHSAISSSSRLGLASIDMDPGEETETAPEAEAEDDSVTRCICDLTHDDGYMICCDKCSVWQHVDCMGIDRLNIPEFYMCELCEPRAVDKARARALQRQKRREHMMLVATQAANGAAAIAAGTAVAGGTAGGLLLAGAGAGPGPGLAISEDNQQHRLTSGLNGGYATGTGMSKKSKKTKDGTAGTASLKKNKKSGGGGDKNSSINASGGGKTSKKSSKRKSKSGVDGAGGSGSSPALTAAEKHAANLRLWIENYEYAVTNHYSPELRARLHAIQKQPSLLQSIQNTENKALRQIQISSAASELEQRAQLIPYAGAKVLISSVDLSPHAPIHELRGKYMLTTQFRTQNPTVNMNTPPPSNYLNSFKAHKTPGQFVFFYQLPGVEAPMQTLRPDGSAPQEQQQPPAYLKGPEVCVDTRTYGNDARFVRRSCRPNAELQHYFEKGTLHLYIVALTHIRAQTEITVRHEPHDLAAVEQKKSDTAVVQPTSTRCACDLGTDCLFALPLAVQQQLQAPPAQPRSSHRNKAAAAVAAANSAAAIQLTMGLGVSTGAGGAVLPNARNRSTSSSGESSHMGLNSPQLSQLNIGFKPSPAVACLQNTPPVVAAVLCSSSGGSNSSNNSCSVSMSMSSVLHDSGICTSSSSPSVSIPSPTPIQLQSPTLQQQQQSQIQIGAQPAQLSLLQRSPTQQQQQILASLPTPMLLSPQLQVVPTPQHAQQQQQLQQVVLPPTPQQSSLLQQQQQQHHLPQEPLAVIAAAAAAQRPMATYFVQQQQQSPQRHVVQKLVSPQHQMPQQQQQQQQVQQTFLKQQHRQQQQQQQMADEARMAVSALQTLHAAPTSHIVTPIKVIAPQQQQQQPQIQPQTLLQQQQLSQHQQQQQQHQQQQQSPQQQQPPQQQQQVNYSTIQVTPPTKVLTVKSVPTAANNISISNPSPAPTTGTRKTPIRQQQQGAPPAAVADASPTAESKEDDGPSDTPPPRNAAKDGKKPSREDRKLAAIIRAIDNMEKREARGKKETRQSSGKRQASNSPASPCGKRRRSVSISEDAETPSGINAGVPATTPQRKNRRKRNVSRSYNNNGLNNKRRKSVLMESDCDSHALTNSESEDQVQQQQQPHPHHQTVDQAAGLLLALAHNTSSASDSFKSPTPQPQQGTPASVSSACLLIEAAMGPLEQPLQSPSAMSSPAPMGEFKYPPGGAKTKKTLMSSWFQQAEQCESQQSGLDSLVQAAMCEINGEREQLKQQQQQQQQMKSSPAPALLKVEQFIHQAESTTAAPQATPREQLHLPLQNNSSVKKRWLRQAISEETTPDPDEGLQQRQSPASATPAPPHQVHVVSPLANGFSTPLKKRRLVISNGATATDTAAANVETDEPHIDVIGDAKDTDAMDEVDVVVPLKVETETELLDVQSHSHSHTHHLNQIHQLHHQEQDDDVDILRSPSPGAQQIVAEDNLVKIEPEDTSAAADDVKIDVEREESQACDKFEEMVKVKRKEEEEREKKELRETQPRPQAQTQPQPQTQVQEEPKLEAKVAPKVEPPVKGQPSQVEAKPETEAPKVVQPKVEPKPGESLLRSTATAAATATAVAPAPGGAINSRPLTLKIREELPKKPKREPTPPSAKPQLPSQSQQPLAEAVAKAALPTLAPAAVPAAIPAPAPAPVKAAAVAATSASNSSTKSLTELDMQERLLSFHEQNIFYLQSRNKKAAAAAAAAAVAVASSSSSSNKISSGSGTEAKKSSSKEKDEKREKDKQTKKSKKEKKKSKDKDKQKTAASHTGSQVVVEQKKKNQQQSQARRPDAKASSALAAAAPAAPAPAPAVASSAAATPTLPVATANGKTKHIAHTPNNNVEQQQQQQQQMRRRTMSMCVTPVTPSLASLPTSLLAPPPTKKRQTNFEQELTKPNSQILSSSILLNSSKAQGASTAIATASPMVVQPQQQQQHRKENNHHEANPGGGPMSLAAAIASGKLTTISRRRESMCGSRQQAALIQAALLKKEKKEKKSKKKDREKRKQEKQEKQKSKDKEREKGKGKGKEKESKQKVNNNIQQKPSTPTANPIPTVDPRATPTPRLTPKAAPIPVLITQPIATPILPQGLASKMPLPYYNTIYGKLQDPPPASSSSSSSSSMPSLAEYLASTKSKAAVTPTPTPVVPTLAVAKPSPGAGVTHALSASPVVTSKDMPPPTTTPIKIYTRTANCDPRLNPMLTQPEPAPMPKRKLSISEYRMRHRPSVDTAPSPATPTTPTSINVGFGQAHTINKCSLQSPEHYQAAMRERRNSISVHHHQNIISSFNNNTPSKGSAIGTGIGTSIGSSSLKNLQQVLGVSGGGPIKKLPSAATTLSNVNSILSTAQKLNMFDDKPRMEQRAPLASTSSKYQLIPGAGGHFNAAPTLLEQQQEKMSERSRSAQRFMQRTISCDSRVIERLGAAGGPGSTKVNEKMTAAGGRRDGV